A single Desulfuromonas sp. DNA region contains:
- the fusA gene encoding elongation factor G gives MTQPPLQSIRNIGIISHIDAGKTTVSERILYYTGEIHKMGEVHDGFATMDWMEQERERGITITASATTCRWKDLWVNLIDTPGHIDFTIEVERSLRVLDGAVAIFSAVEGVQPQSESVWRQADRYSVPRVCLVNKMDRIGADPGKVLVQMEEQLGARAVPLQLPTGSEADFAGVIDLLSERLLTFSEQDQGASVQSAPVPAELREKVRAAREKVVEAAADFDDTVLADFLEGKDIAGERLQAALRRGTLACRIFPVVFGSALRNKGVQPLLDAIGAFLPSPLDAPPVIAKRPDGEDPPERLTCESNAPLCALAFKVRSDEGRKLTYLRIYSGVLRPGDTVLNPARGCQEKVARLFLMHSHKRERLDEGRAGAIVAAAGLKEALTGDTLCSPENPLLLDGLAVPEPVVSLAVEPQSLEDREKLTPSLEKLQWEDPTFRVHEDEETGQTLLTGMGELHLEVVCDRLAREFGVKVKTGRPQVVYRETLQREVERREIFHRETEGKVHGGEVLLRLRPLPRGEGLRVSLPEGAEPDLPEELRSALRHSLEQACVAGPLAGYHLTDVEIEVAEAPFQAGVTTENGLRAAAQRGLVMACRKAAPTLLEPVMDLELTVPAEHAGKVLGTLPQKRAQVEGMQSGNGTEVIRAKIPLSEMFGYMTELRSATKGRGTFTMEFARFDQAPPETLKRFGLT, from the coding sequence ATGACCCAGCCGCCCCTCCAGAGCATCCGCAATATCGGCATCATCTCCCACATCGACGCCGGCAAGACCACGGTCTCCGAGCGCATCCTGTACTACACCGGCGAGATCCACAAAATGGGCGAGGTCCACGACGGTTTCGCCACCATGGACTGGATGGAGCAGGAGCGCGAACGGGGCATCACCATCACCGCCAGCGCCACCACCTGCCGCTGGAAAGATTTGTGGGTCAATCTCATCGACACCCCCGGGCACATCGACTTCACCATCGAGGTCGAACGGTCGTTGCGGGTGCTCGACGGTGCAGTGGCCATCTTCAGCGCGGTCGAGGGGGTGCAGCCCCAGAGCGAATCGGTATGGCGTCAGGCCGACCGCTACAGCGTGCCGCGGGTCTGCCTGGTCAACAAAATGGACCGGATCGGAGCCGATCCCGGCAAGGTGCTTGTCCAGATGGAGGAGCAGCTCGGGGCCAGGGCCGTGCCCCTGCAGCTGCCGACCGGGAGCGAGGCGGACTTCGCCGGGGTGATCGACCTGCTCTCCGAACGCCTCCTCACCTTCTCCGAGCAGGACCAGGGGGCGTCGGTGCAAAGCGCCCCGGTGCCAGCCGAACTCCGAGAAAAGGTGCGCGCCGCCCGGGAGAAGGTCGTGGAGGCGGCTGCCGATTTTGACGACACGGTCCTTGCCGACTTCCTGGAGGGCAAAGACATTGCCGGAGAGCGCCTTCAGGCCGCCCTGCGCCGCGGCACTCTGGCCTGCCGGATCTTCCCCGTCGTTTTCGGGTCGGCCCTGCGCAACAAGGGGGTGCAGCCCCTGCTAGACGCGATAGGGGCCTTTCTCCCCTCCCCCCTTGACGCCCCGCCGGTGATCGCCAAGCGTCCGGACGGAGAAGATCCGCCAGAACGGTTAACCTGCGAGTCGAACGCTCCCCTCTGCGCCCTGGCCTTCAAAGTGCGCTCCGACGAAGGGCGCAAGCTCACCTACCTGCGGATCTATTCGGGGGTCCTCAGGCCCGGGGACACGGTACTCAACCCTGCGCGCGGCTGCCAGGAAAAGGTCGCCCGACTGTTCCTCATGCATTCCCACAAACGCGAGCGCCTCGACGAGGGACGGGCCGGCGCCATCGTCGCCGCCGCCGGCCTCAAGGAGGCCCTCACCGGCGACACCCTGTGCAGCCCCGAGAACCCCCTGCTTCTGGACGGCCTCGCCGTCCCCGAACCGGTGGTCTCCCTGGCCGTTGAGCCTCAAAGCCTGGAGGACCGGGAGAAGCTGACGCCGAGCCTGGAAAAGCTCCAGTGGGAGGATCCCACCTTCAGGGTGCACGAAGACGAGGAGACCGGCCAGACCCTCCTGACCGGAATGGGCGAACTCCACCTGGAGGTGGTTTGCGATCGACTGGCCCGGGAGTTCGGTGTCAAGGTAAAGACCGGACGCCCCCAGGTGGTCTACCGGGAAACTCTGCAAAGGGAGGTCGAACGCCGTGAGATCTTTCACCGCGAGACCGAGGGCAAGGTCCACGGCGGCGAAGTCCTGCTCCGGCTGCGCCCCCTGCCCCGGGGCGAAGGCCTGCGCGTCTCTCTGCCCGAGGGCGCCGAACCGGACCTGCCCGAGGAGCTGAGAAGCGCCCTGCGGCATAGCCTTGAGCAGGCCTGCGTCGCCGGCCCCCTGGCCGGCTACCACCTCACCGACGTGGAGATCGAGGTGGCGGAGGCCCCCTTTCAGGCCGGCGTCACAACCGAAAACGGGCTGCGGGCGGCCGCCCAACGCGGGCTGGTCATGGCCTGTCGAAAGGCCGCACCGACCCTCCTGGAGCCGGTCATGGATCTGGAGCTAACCGTCCCGGCCGAACACGCCGGCAAAGTACTCGGCACCCTGCCGCAGAAGCGGGCCCAGGTGGAGGGGATGCAGTCGGGCAACGGCACCGAGGTCATTCGCGCCAAGATCCCCCTGTCCGAGATGTTCGGCTACATGACCGAACTGCGCAGCGCCACCAAGGGCCGCGGCACCTTCACCATGGAATTCGCCCGCTTCGATCAGGCCCCGCCCGAGACCCTCAAGCGCTTCGGCCTGACCTAG
- a CDS encoding GPMC system MBL fold metallohydrolase translates to MSPERLTVTILGAGTSTVVPVPGCSCAVCTSGLPENSRTRCSALLSFAGRNILIDASTDLRQQALREGITRIDAVLFTHTHADHVHGIDDLRPFNRRGEPAIAVYGSAETIATLRRRFSYIFDAGAEPGYRPRLETREASAPFRLFGLPIEPLPLRHGSGQCLGYRIGPFAYLADCSAIPKSSWDLLGGLEALVIDALRFRPHATHFTIAQALKVAEALAPKRTLLTHLSHDVDYPRHAPDLPPGVELARDGQSLSLLLDAAGKDTPKAAAGN, encoded by the coding sequence ATGAGTCCCGAGCGCTTGACAGTCACCATTCTCGGCGCAGGGACCAGCACCGTGGTTCCCGTACCGGGCTGCTCCTGCGCCGTCTGCACCTCCGGACTGCCGGAGAACTCCCGCACCCGGTGCAGCGCCCTGCTCTCCTTCGCCGGCAGAAACATCCTCATCGACGCATCCACCGACCTGCGCCAGCAGGCGTTGCGCGAGGGCATCACCCGCATCGACGCGGTCCTCTTCACCCACACTCACGCCGACCATGTCCACGGCATCGACGACCTGCGGCCCTTCAATCGCCGGGGAGAACCGGCCATCGCCGTCTACGGTTCGGCCGAAACCATCGCCACCCTGCGCCGCAGATTCTCCTACATCTTCGATGCCGGCGCGGAACCGGGGTACCGCCCCCGCCTGGAGACCCGCGAGGCGAGCGCTCCCTTCCGACTGTTCGGCCTGCCCATCGAGCCCCTCCCGCTGCGCCACGGCAGCGGGCAGTGCCTCGGCTACCGGATCGGGCCCTTCGCCTATCTCGCCGACTGCAGCGCCATCCCGAAATCATCCTGGGACCTCCTGGGAGGCCTCGAAGCCCTGGTTATCGACGCCCTGAGGTTCCGCCCCCACGCCACCCACTTCACCATCGCCCAGGCCCTGAAGGTCGCCGAAGCCCTCGCCCCGAAACGGACCCTGCTCACCCACCTGAGCCACGATGTCGACTATCCCCGCCACGCCCCGGACCTTCCCCCCGGGGTGGAACTGGCCCGGGACGGACAGAGTCTGAGCCTGCTCCTGGACGCCGCGGGGAAAGACACCCCGAAAGCCGCCGCTGGGAACTGA
- a CDS encoding TIGR04442 family protein codes for MHQEIRLHGHLNDTIEFFATAAARDAFGCHFYDVAGDRLRFFSPGNELVLGPDGIRHRGNGGTFCEYMFGVDQPLADLAKGDVRNRLVLYGTTYRESGRLQFTDQTGGFQSYEQIFFRGNALTNYFFFLTGSVSGRLKEQQEGILRLLGKTLKRSNHVGEGEETELLDEIFGLLGHRSSFHLIKLIHKRHKAYQQAFHDLYFANKAIPDPDFETLGNQAERLKVDNYQQERVRIDVMYKNADNRRIVDEYKNILIGCHRRGKIDKLENARLTRLKTLSVRNKIPFALFYTLDEMLQYDHLVELEEQDYLSVTRQILEGIFLHESQIDASINQEDMIKLLFAKRRASENRDATFEQILLETGKACDEKIRDGADISLLEIFSSIVTYFDRFDNTSEQINKLAFMENIPISEEMIRSLLGNKKAFAELAPDLFETLFFSCVHQDKYLGRFGRRKIEKLQKGLIAIEDGRLTVQDLQRQLSAIADEERHYQVLLVHVKDRIRNFYSRYNTRAEQEALRAEVAQELSQKGLPGEDIPPGLFRDVVVHIKKEAVYLHNLLPDIVADRDIALREDFLANSGLDRFYVEELEREYFELNHLDLENLYQIRQGLSA; via the coding sequence ATGCATCAGGAAATCCGGCTCCACGGCCACCTCAACGACACCATCGAATTCTTTGCCACCGCTGCGGCACGGGATGCGTTCGGCTGCCACTTCTACGACGTGGCGGGCGACCGGCTGCGCTTCTTCTCCCCCGGCAACGAACTGGTGCTCGGGCCCGACGGGATTCGCCACCGGGGCAACGGCGGGACCTTCTGCGAATACATGTTCGGCGTCGACCAGCCCCTCGCCGACCTGGCCAAGGGGGACGTACGCAACCGCCTGGTCCTGTACGGCACCACCTACCGGGAAAGCGGCAGGCTCCAGTTCACCGACCAAACCGGGGGTTTCCAGAGTTACGAGCAGATTTTCTTCCGGGGCAACGCCCTGACCAACTATTTCTTCTTCCTCACCGGCTCGGTCTCCGGACGACTGAAGGAGCAGCAGGAAGGAATCCTGCGCCTGCTCGGCAAGACCCTCAAACGCAGCAACCACGTGGGGGAGGGAGAAGAGACCGAGCTCCTCGACGAGATCTTCGGCCTCCTCGGGCACCGCAGTTCTTTCCATCTCATCAAGCTCATCCACAAGCGCCACAAAGCCTACCAGCAGGCTTTCCACGACCTTTATTTCGCCAACAAGGCGATCCCAGACCCCGATTTCGAGACGCTGGGCAATCAGGCAGAGCGCCTGAAGGTCGACAACTACCAGCAAGAGCGGGTCCGCATCGACGTCATGTACAAAAATGCGGACAACCGCCGCATCGTCGACGAATACAAGAACATCCTTATCGGCTGCCACCGCAGGGGAAAGATCGACAAGCTCGAAAACGCCCGGCTGACCCGCCTCAAGACCCTCTCGGTGCGCAACAAGATCCCCTTCGCCCTCTTCTACACATTGGACGAGATGCTCCAGTACGACCATCTCGTCGAATTGGAGGAGCAGGACTACCTCAGCGTGACCCGCCAGATCCTCGAGGGCATCTTCCTCCACGAAAGCCAGATCGACGCCAGCATCAACCAGGAGGACATGATCAAGCTCCTGTTCGCCAAGCGGCGGGCAAGCGAGAACCGGGACGCCACCTTCGAACAGATCCTGCTCGAGACCGGCAAGGCCTGCGATGAAAAGATCCGGGACGGTGCCGACATCTCACTGCTGGAAATCTTCTCCTCCATCGTCACCTACTTCGACCGCTTCGACAACACCTCGGAGCAGATCAACAAGCTCGCCTTCATGGAGAACATCCCCATCTCCGAGGAGATGATCCGCAGCCTGCTGGGCAACAAAAAGGCCTTCGCGGAGCTGGCCCCCGATCTTTTCGAAACCCTCTTCTTCTCCTGCGTCCATCAAGACAAGTACCTCGGCCGCTTCGGCCGCCGCAAGATCGAGAAGCTCCAGAAAGGCCTTATCGCCATCGAAGACGGTCGCCTGACAGTGCAGGACCTCCAGCGCCAGCTCAGCGCCATCGCAGATGAGGAGCGGCACTACCAGGTCCTTCTGGTCCACGTCAAGGACCGCATCCGCAACTTCTACTCCCGCTACAACACCCGGGCGGAGCAGGAGGCCCTACGGGCCGAAGTCGCCCAGGAGCTGTCCCAGAAAGGCCTGCCCGGAGAGGATATCCCCCCCGGGCTCTTCAGGGACGTGGTCGTCCACATCAAGAAGGAAGCGGTCTACCTGCACAACCTCCTGCCCGACATCGTCGCCGACCGGGACATCGCCCTGCGCGAGGACTTCCTCGCCAACAGCGGCCTGGACCGTTTCTACGTCGAGGAGTTGGAGCGGGAATACTTCGAGCTCAACCATCTGGACCTGGAGAACCTCTACCAGATCCGCCAGGGACTCAGCGCCTAG
- a CDS encoding MMPL family transporter → MIERFTRSIIHRRFLTLLLALGVFAGLSAGVRLLEFTTDYRVFFSEDNPQLAAFESLQKTFTKVDNILFVLHPADGGVLTPQTLAALKSLTEAAWQIPHSTRVDSLTNFQHSFSQGDELVVEDLVRDPASLSSRELARVKKISLNDPRLVNQLISPEADVAGVNVTVQLPGRDPRSEVQEAVFRARELAQQVRHDNPGMDVHLTGYLMMNRAFWEASQHDLRTLVPIMFAAVAALLALLLRSWAGVFASALVVTLSISGAMGLAGWAGVKLTPASVMAPTIILTLAVANCVHILVGFFQGLRQGLARAESMTESLQVNLAPVFLTSLTTTIGFLSMNFSDTPPFRDLGNIVALGVALAFILGMTLLPALMMILPLAPPRAQAREGGAINVLGRSVVRHRSSLLWGSAAVMLLLASFIPRNELNDAFIEYFDQSIEFRRSTDYSNEHLTGIYTVEYALDAGEPGGISDPAFLAVLDRFAQWYRQQPEAVHVNSITDTMKRLNQNLHDDDPLWHRLPDKRDLAAQYLLLYEMSLPYGLDLNDRINVDKSATRLTVTLHHITSRQMLALEERARTWLRANAPVSMQVEGTGPAVMFFHLTARNVASMLPGWLGALALISLIMVAALRSVKLGLLSILPNLVPAAMAFGVWGLLVSQVGISVSMVAGMTLGVVVDDTIHFMTKYQRARRVLGKSPQEATLYAFSSVAAAMIVTTLVLLGGFLVLSLSAYEMNAAMGQMAAITIGLALATDLLFLPALLMKTEEKSHAKSSDLDAAEPASL, encoded by the coding sequence GTGATTGAGCGGTTCACCCGAAGCATCATCCACCGACGCTTCCTGACCCTCCTGCTGGCCCTGGGCGTCTTCGCGGGCCTTTCTGCTGGCGTTCGCCTTCTGGAATTCACCACAGATTATCGGGTATTCTTCAGCGAAGACAATCCTCAACTTGCCGCCTTCGAATCCCTGCAGAAAACCTTTACCAAGGTCGACAACATCCTCTTTGTGCTTCACCCGGCCGACGGCGGGGTCTTAACCCCCCAAACCCTCGCGGCCCTGAAATCCCTCACCGAGGCCGCTTGGCAGATCCCCCACTCGACCCGGGTCGATTCCCTCACCAACTTTCAGCACAGCTTTTCCCAGGGAGACGAACTGGTCGTCGAGGATCTGGTCCGCGACCCCGCCTCCCTCTCCAGCCGGGAGCTGGCGAGGGTGAAAAAAATCTCCCTGAACGATCCTCGGCTCGTGAACCAGCTGATCTCCCCCGAAGCCGACGTCGCCGGGGTCAATGTCACCGTTCAGCTGCCCGGTCGTGACCCCCGCTCGGAGGTGCAAGAAGCTGTTTTTCGGGCACGGGAACTGGCGCAGCAGGTGCGCCACGACAACCCCGGCATGGACGTTCACCTGACCGGCTACCTGATGATGAACCGGGCCTTCTGGGAGGCGAGCCAGCACGACCTGCGGACCCTCGTCCCGATCATGTTCGCCGCCGTGGCAGCCCTCCTCGCCCTGTTGCTGCGCTCCTGGGCCGGGGTGTTCGCCTCGGCCCTGGTCGTCACTCTCTCCATATCCGGGGCCATGGGCCTGGCCGGCTGGGCGGGCGTCAAGCTGACCCCGGCTTCGGTCATGGCCCCGACCATCATCCTCACCCTGGCGGTAGCCAACTGCGTCCACATCCTGGTCGGCTTCTTTCAGGGACTTCGTCAGGGCCTCGCCCGGGCTGAATCGATGACGGAGAGCCTGCAGGTCAATCTCGCACCGGTCTTTCTGACCAGCCTGACCACGACCATCGGCTTTCTGAGCATGAATTTCAGCGACACTCCCCCTTTCCGCGACCTGGGAAACATCGTCGCCCTGGGAGTTGCCCTCGCCTTCATCCTGGGGATGACCCTTCTGCCGGCCCTGATGATGATCCTGCCCCTTGCCCCCCCCCGGGCGCAGGCCCGCGAAGGGGGGGCCATAAACGTTCTCGGCCGATCCGTGGTGAGGCACAGAAGCTCCCTGCTCTGGGGTAGCGCGGCGGTGATGCTCCTCCTCGCATCCTTCATCCCCCGGAACGAGCTGAATGACGCCTTCATCGAATACTTCGACCAAAGCATCGAATTCCGCCGGTCCACCGACTACTCAAACGAGCACCTGACCGGCATCTACACTGTCGAGTACGCCCTTGACGCCGGGGAACCGGGAGGCATCAGCGACCCGGCGTTCCTCGCCGTCCTCGACCGCTTCGCTCAGTGGTACCGGCAGCAGCCCGAGGCGGTGCACGTCAACAGCATCACCGACACCATGAAGCGCCTCAACCAGAACCTGCACGACGACGACCCCCTCTGGCATCGCCTTCCGGACAAGCGGGACCTGGCGGCCCAGTACCTGCTGCTCTACGAGATGTCCCTGCCTTACGGCCTCGACCTGAACGACCGAATCAACGTGGACAAATCGGCGACCCGCCTGACCGTCACCCTCCACCACATCACCTCCCGCCAGATGCTCGCGCTGGAAGAGCGCGCCCGGACCTGGCTGCGCGCCAACGCCCCGGTCTCCATGCAGGTGGAGGGAACCGGCCCGGCGGTCATGTTCTTCCACCTCACCGCCCGCAACGTCGCGAGCATGCTCCCCGGCTGGCTGGGAGCCCTGGCCCTGATCTCCCTGATCATGGTTGCCGCCCTGCGCTCGGTGAAGCTGGGCCTGCTCAGCATCCTCCCCAACCTCGTGCCGGCCGCCATGGCCTTCGGGGTGTGGGGGCTGCTGGTCAGCCAGGTCGGGATTTCCGTCTCCATGGTGGCGGGAATGACCCTGGGCGTCGTGGTCGACGACACGATCCACTTCATGACCAAGTACCAGAGGGCCCGACGGGTTTTGGGCAAAAGCCCTCAAGAGGCGACCCTCTACGCCTTCTCGAGCGTGGCCGCCGCCATGATCGTCACAACCCTGGTCCTGCTGGGCGGCTTTTTGGTCCTTTCCCTGTCCGCCTACGAAATGAACGCCGCCATGGGCCAGATGGCCGCCATCACCATCGGTCTGGCCCTGGCCACCGACCTGCTCTTTCTGCCCGCACTGCTGATGAAAACCGAGGAGAAGTCCCATGCCAAGAGTTCTGATCTGGATGCTGCTGAGCCTGCTTCCCTTTAA
- a CDS encoding outer membrane lipoprotein-sorting protein, whose product MPRVLIWMLLSLLPFNALAETPEKRGLEIAREADRRDQGFGNSTVELEMILKNSQGQTSNRELRMLTLEVPEETAGDKALIIFDRPGDIRGTALLTYTRITEPDDQWLYLPALKRTKRISSRNKSGPFVGSEFAYEDLASQELAKYTYRFVGEELCDNVACYKMERFPIYEGSCYSRQMTWIDKEAYRLRKIVSYDRKGSLLKTLSFKDYRQYLGTYWRAHDLTMENDQTGKSTRLLAKSYQFRTALNEADFERGALGRLR is encoded by the coding sequence ATGCCAAGAGTTCTGATCTGGATGCTGCTGAGCCTGCTTCCCTTTAACGCCCTGGCCGAAACGCCGGAGAAAAGAGGACTGGAAATTGCCCGGGAGGCCGACCGGAGGGACCAGGGGTTCGGCAACAGTACCGTCGAACTGGAAATGATCCTGAAGAACAGCCAGGGCCAAACCAGCAACCGAGAGCTGCGCATGCTGACCCTCGAGGTCCCCGAGGAGACGGCCGGAGACAAGGCCCTGATCATCTTTGACCGCCCCGGGGACATCCGGGGAACCGCCCTTCTGACCTATACCCGGATCACCGAACCGGACGACCAGTGGCTCTACCTGCCGGCCCTCAAACGCACCAAGCGCATCTCCTCCCGCAACAAGTCGGGCCCCTTTGTCGGCAGCGAGTTCGCCTACGAGGACCTCGCCTCCCAGGAACTGGCGAAATACACCTACCGCTTCGTCGGCGAAGAGCTTTGCGACAATGTCGCCTGCTACAAGATGGAGCGCTTTCCGATCTATGAAGGATCGTGCTACAGCCGCCAGATGACCTGGATCGACAAGGAGGCCTACCGCCTGCGCAAAATCGTCTCCTACGACCGCAAAGGCTCGCTGCTCAAAACCTTGAGTTTCAAAGACTACCGCCAGTACCTCGGCACCTACTGGCGGGCCCACGATCTCACCATGGAAAACGACCAGACCGGGAAAAGCACCCGCCTGCTGGCGAAAAGCTACCAGTTTCGCACCGCCTTGAACGAGGCCGACTTCGAACGCGGCGCCCTGGGCCGCCTGCGCTAA